acctcatttgcacatgctgtatatagactttttttctctattgtgttattgactgtatgtttgtttattgcatgtgtaactctgtgttgttgtttgtgtcgcactgctttgctttatcttggccaggtcgcagttgtaaatgagaacttgttctcaactggcctacctggttaaataaaggtgttctcaactggcctacctggttaaataaaggtgttctcaactggcctacctggttaaataaaggtgttctcaactggcctacctggttaaataaaggtgaaataaataaaaaacaattaaAAAGAGAGAGTTCAgccaaatttaaaaaaatacccTGTAAACctggggtgtcaaactcattccgtggagggcctagtgtctgctagTGTTagtttttttcctttcaattaagacctagacaaccaggtgaggggagttccatACTCATccgtgaccttaattcatcaatcaagtacaagggaaaACCCACAGACAATCGTGGATTGAGCTTGACACTTCCTGTAAACAGTCTATGGACAAAGTATGACAGCAATCAATGCGTTGCTTTTGTTTACCTGACCACTATTTACTAACTTCTTAGcttttgtggcacaaatccaatgcaagtcaATTGTCTTGATATTAGCATTTTTACTGGGTAAGGATACCAGTATTTATTTAGGTAAATATCCCTTTTAACATGTCATTGTATATATTAGTGGGAGTTTGTTTGGTGAGATTGTTTGTGCAGTCAAGAAAAACAAAAATGCTGCAATAAAAGGGTAAACTGTTATTGGAGAACGTAAGGCCTTCTAGTAAGCTGCATTTCTACGTACCCAGTGTCAGGTGAACTGGTGggtaccatttttatgtctgtgCGTGCAGTATTAagaaagttagaggtagtttgGCGAGCCAATGCTAGCtagtgttagcgcaatgactaGAAGTCTGCAGGTATGGTAGCGTACGCTAGCGCGAGAGACGTCATAGTGCACGCAGAGACATTAATATGGTTCATCTGACCCTGGGTACGTAGAAAAACAACCTACTTGCCAGAATCTAGTTGTATCCCTGTAAAGATGGACTTTTATGGAAACATTTAGAGGAGAATGCTATTCGTGGTAAATGCAGGATAATAATTTATCCTCAAAGTCAAAAGAGCTTAATAACAACACAGAGCTCAGGGTTACAGTTAATGACCCAATACAATTATTATCGATGCAGGGAAAGAGAAGTTGGAACGGACTCTAGACTGACAGTGTTTAAATATTCAGTTGCTTTATGAATTGGCACCTTGATTGCGATATAATGGCACCGGTTAGCTGACTAATAATTAATAAAGTCACCAGGTTAGCGCAATCATTTAAAGTCTGATGAAAACACTGTAGGTGTGAAGAAAGGAATAAGTGCTGAGTATTTAACGGAAGGCGTAGTTAGCTGTTTTGAAGTTGTAACTTGTAAGTTTAAAAAATGTAGTacgtaaaaacaaacaaaatctaCAAAGTAAATATTATAATGATGCTTGACACAGAAACACAGGTTTTAGTGGTATTCTCAGTTCAGTGTGTCATCCACCTTAAGTAATCTTAAATTGTAGCAGTGTTTTAAATAGACATGCACATTGTCCTGTTTTCCATTGTTCTGGGGCGGAGCAGGGTAAAATATTTTAATCAGACAGGCCAAGTCTGTCTAATTACAATGAGGTACTTTCCTGGTAAGAAAAAAATTATGATCTCTTTCCCCACCCAGCCTAAATCCTAGTTGAATCTTTATAGATGTGTTCTGATAATGCCCAGATCAAAGGTCCCACCCAGCCTAAATTGTAGTTGAATCTTTATAGATGTGTTCTGATAATGCCCAGATATAGATCAAAGGCCCCACCCAGCCTAAATCCTAGTTGAATCTTTATAGATGTGTTCTGATAATGCCCAGATATAGATCAAAGGTCCCACCCAGCCTAAATCGTAGTTGAATCTTTATAGATGTGTTCTGATAAGGCCCAGATATAGATCAAAGGTCCCACCCAGCCTAAATCCTAGTTGAATCTTTATAGATATGTTCTGATAAGGCCCAGATATAGATCAAAGGGTGAAAGGATCAATACTTGGACTAGGTGAGGGATTTAAGGTCTATTTCCTTGGTTACTGTTGATCTGTGAGGTATAACAGAATCCGTACTAGGTCAGTAAGATGGTGAAACTAAACAAGGAAAGGTTGTATAAGGCTTGTTTTTTAACCAGAAAACTCTTCAATGTTTACATTGAGAGTCACTAGATCAAGTTTGAGGGCACAATGAAGAAGGCTCCAGTTTTTCAAAGTAGGCCGTCTAGAGAAACCTGCAATGAAGGAAAGTACAACTTTGACGTTAAACATGACGTTAAACTTTTGTTGCCAATGGGAATAGACAATGTATGTTTTATGGTTGTATAGCATGTTAGGACAAATGAATGGAACTTTCTGGACGACTAGTGAAGCGAACACAAAGGAAGGAAAAACCCAGAAGTCTCTCTCCTTTTGGCTGTCTTGGTTACAGCAATTATATTGCACATGAAGTTTCACAAAGGCATGTTCATTTGACATCTGATTTTGCCTTTCATTTTGACTCATCCTGTCTTCATTTCTGTAAAATTATGGAAAATATTTATTGAAATGAATGAATGTGGCTATTATTTGGACTATCATTAAATGTAATCGCACAGCTTCTTACTGTGTTCCCCCTAGCAAATCACAGTTCTCGTAAATAATCAGCCAACAAGATAATGTGTTTTCACAGCATGGGCATGACATTGTCACGGTCATTCAGGTGCTGATAGCCTCGGGCAAGGTGTGACCTAGCCTGTTTCTTCAAACATGGAGGGTTCCCTTCAACAAACACAGGAACCTGATGACATTAAGCTGGCTTGTAATGGAGATGGTCTCTCACCAATAACATCCTTTCCTCACCTAAACCCTTGTAAAAAGAGACTAAACTAGACCTAATAAAAACGTTTTACTTTATGTGTACTTCTACCTATAGGACTGTGTACAGTATatattgttttttgttttacTAATCACACTAAcctcacaaatatatatatttttcagggGGAGGCACGACACAAGAGCCCTTGTTAAAATGAGTCCAGGCATGGACCAGCAGCAGTGTATCATTGATACCCAACACATCACGACACACACCATGGGCAGAGGAGATCTTGgccggggggagggggagaaaaagctGCGCTACATGCTGAAGGACGGTAGCTGCCCCGTGGTGTTCCACCAGTCCCCGGGCCAGTGGAGCTTCTTCCTGGCCGACATCTTCACCACGCTGGTGGAGCTCCGCTGGAGGGTCATGCTCCTCATCTTCTGCCTCTCCTACATCCTCTCCTGGCTCTTCTTCAGCGTCCTCTACTTCCTGATCGCCTACGTCCACAAAGACCTGGAGGACAATGACACGGCTCCGTGTGTGGCGAACGTCCGCAGTTTCACTTCCGCCTTCCTGTACTCCATGTCGACCCAGGCGACTATCGGCTATGGCTTCCGGGTGATGACGGAGAACTGCATGGTGGCCATCGTGGTGGTGACTATCCAGGCCCTGATGAGTTGCTTCATCGACACAGTCGTCATTGGCATCACTGTGGCCAAAATGGCGTGCGCGAGCAAGAGAGCGCAGACAGTGGGCTTCAGCAACTCCGCCGTGGTCAACGCGCGCAACGGCGCCCTGTGCCTTGTGTGGCGTATCGCCGACTTCCGCAGGAACCACATCCTGGAAGGCACCGCCCGGGCGCAGCTGGTCCGCACCATGAAGCACCCCTCTGGGATGATCTCCGTGACCTACCAGGACCTAGACATCCAGAGTAGACACCTCATCCTGGCCACCCCGGCCAGCATCGTTCACAAGCTGGAGCCTGGGAGCCCCCTCTACAGCCTGGGACCGGACAGCCTGGCGGAGGAGGACTTTGACCTGGTAGTGTCCTTCACCTACACCGGTGACTCCACAGGCATCCTGCACCAGACACGCACGTCTTACAGCCCGGCAGACATCCGCTGGGGCCAGCGCTTCCAGGACATGGTGCAGGTGGGGAGGAGGCACTACAAGGTAGACTATGccctgtttcatcagaccacctGGGTGCAGACACCCATGGTCAGCGCCCAGGAGAGTGACAGGGGGAGACCGCCGACAACGGAATCTATCGTCCAATCGCAGCGGCCGTTTGTGAGATCGAGCAGGAAATTCCGGAGGTCCTTGGCTGatgtcagtgaggaggtggttcAGGAGGCGTGGCTCTGATGGCGCTGTGATAATCccaaaacagcagagacagaTAACTACACTGTTACATTATGGTTATATAGTACATTATCACACAGGACTTCAGGAAAGGACTTGAGTAAGTGTAATAGGGTAGTTTCATTGTAAATAACTATTTTATATCATATTTTATACTCCTTTGTTATATCCTTTATGAATGTAATAATTGAActaaatgtgatgaaataaataaacaaagCGTACGTTGTTGAAGTCACATCTGACGTCCAAAAGGACTCATTTCAACGTCTTTGTTGTGATCGACAGACTGCACcaaatttaaaataaatatactttttttctGATGTGATGTTCGTAAAGTTTTATTCAAATACAAAAATACCTCCCATGTTTCTTTAGTGAAAAGTCAAAAAGATGAAGATTGATTATTGTGCATTGTAGTGAAGTCATATGCAATATATTTACAGTTCCATTCTAAATCATGTGTTTAATTCAACCTGCATCACATTCTACACTGGGGTTAAATCACAGAGCTGTTCCTTATCACTGACGACTGCGGCCAGTACCTCTATATCACCAccttgtgttcagtgtgtgttcagtgtgtgttcagtgtgtgttcagtgtgtgtgtgtgtgtgtgtgtgtgtgtgtgtgtgtgtgtgtgtgtgtgtgtgtgtgtgtgtgtgtgtgtgtgtgtgtgtgtgtgtgtgtgtgtgtgctgtactgtagactactatACTCAAACAAGTATAtccttccttctgtagctcagttggtagagcatggcgcttgtaacgccagggtagtgggttcgatccccgggaccacccatacgtagaatgtatgcacacatgactgtaagtcgctttggataaaaccatctgctaaatggcatatattattattattattaagtataTGAGATGACCTAATAAACGGATTACTTAGTGTAAGGTTGATTAAaataatgtatatatttttttatattattaTAACAAAATTGTAGTATTATTTTTAATAGCCCTTTTATCAGTCTTATTATTATCGTGTGCGCGCATGGGCTTTGAACAT
The window above is part of the Oncorhynchus gorbuscha isolate QuinsamMale2020 ecotype Even-year unplaced genomic scaffold, OgorEven_v1.0 Un_scaffold_3487, whole genome shotgun sequence genome. Proteins encoded here:
- the LOC124027698 gene encoding inward rectifier potassium channel 16-like encodes the protein MSPGMDQQQCIIDTQHITTHTMGRGDLGRGEGEKKLRYMLKDGSCPVVFHQSPGQWSFFLADIFTTLVELRWRVMLLIFCLSYILSWLFFSVLYFLIAYVHKDLEDNDTAPCVANVRSFTSAFLYSMSTQATIGYGFRVMTENCMVAIVVVTIQALMSCFIDTVVIGITVAKMACASKRAQTVGFSNSAVVNARNGALCLVWRIADFRRNHILEGTARAQLVRTMKHPSGMISVTYQDLDIQSRHLILATPASIVHKLEPGSPLYSLGPDSLAEEDFDLVVSFTYTGDSTGILHQTRTSYSPADIRWGQRFQDMVQVGRRHYKVDYALFHQTTWVQTPMVSAQESDRGRPPTTESIVQSQRPFVRSSRKFRRSLADVSEEVVQEAWL